A single region of the Dromaius novaehollandiae isolate bDroNov1 chromosome 27, bDroNov1.hap1, whole genome shotgun sequence genome encodes:
- the RABIF gene encoding guanine nucleotide exchange factor MSS4 — MAAACAEMEPAAAPPPSPSPAPSAPGSGELVCAQGRNLKAVLCQRCSSRVLLPGAATFARRELLLPAMRKKAVAAGSGGSGGDVVREHWLVRDMFSFENVGFTRDVGNVKFLVCADCEAGPIGWHCLDDKESFYVALERVAHE, encoded by the exons ATGGCGGCGGCCTGCGCGGAGatggagccggcggcggcgcctcctccttccccctctcctgctccctccgCGCCGGGCTCGGGCGAGCTGGTGTGCGCGCAAGGCCGGAACCTGAAGGCGGTGCTGTGCCAgcgctgcagctcccgcgtgcTGCTGCCCGGCGCCGCCACCTTCGCCCGCCGTGAG ctcctcctgcccgccATGCGGAAGAAGGCAGTCGCGgcaggcagcggcggcagcggcggggacgTGGTGCGGGAGCACTGGCTGGTGCGCGACATGTTCTCCTTCGAGAACGTGGGCTTCACCCGCGATGTGGGCAACGTCAAGTTCCTGGTGTGCGCCGACTGCGAGGCGGGGCCCATCGGCTGGCACTGCCTCGACGACAAGGAGAGCTTCTACGTGGCGCTGGAGCGCGTGGCCCACGAGTGA